The DNA region TTGGCACTCACTTCAAACACGTAATCGCCGGCTTGCAGCGACGAAAAATCGAGCCGGCGGGTTCTCGTTTCCAGCCATGCCAAATTTTCGTTTAAGCGGTAGCGGTAAGTAATGTCGCTGGTGGTAAAATCCACAGCACTAAAAGTGAAAAGAATGGTATTGTTGCCTGTTTCGAAGGTGAAATTGCTTCTATTGATCGGCAGCCGCTCGTTATCTTTTATAATTGAAGTAACATATACTTTAGGCAAATTCCGGCTGATATTTTTGTTATTGTACTTGAACAAAATAAGCCCCTTATTGGTGGCAAAGTAAGCGGTGCTATCATCAATAAACAAACTGTTGATATCATCGCCTAGCAAATCTTTACCATAATCGAAATTGGCTACGCTTAAATCCTTTGGATAATCGGGAATCTTGTTCACACCCTTGTTCGTCAGCACCCAAATTTCGCTGTTTTTTAAAAAAAGCTTGGTGCAAATGTTATTTGTGAGGCCGTCTTTTTGGGTAATTTGCCTAACAATTTTATTGTCCTTATAAAAAATCAATCCATAACCGTCAGTCGCCAGAATTAAGGTGCCGTCGGCCAGCTGCTGTATATCGTTAATGCGCTTAGTTAGCAAGGGATGTTTTTCGAAATGTTTGATCAGTTTTCCATTGCGGAGCTGAGAAAGCCCGTAGATGTTTGAAAACCACAAATCGCCCGAACGATCGTAAAAAACATGGTAGGAGCGATCTTTAAAAAAGTCTTCTTTCTCGCGGTATTTGAGCGAATTAAATCCGAAATTGTCTAATCTATCAGAAAGAAAAACTACGCCAGATGAGAGGGCAAGCGCCAGGTTGTTGTTGTTTTGGCCGAGGCTGAAATGCTTGATTACGAACATGAAATCGTTCGACTCTTTTAAATATTCTACCTCATTTGTCGATTTGTAGATGTTTTTGAATACGCCCATCCCATAATCAGATGAAAAGTATATCGACTGGTTTTTTGGGTCGAAAGTGATCTGCTTAACGGTTTTGTACTTTTTAAAATCGTCGAGCCCAACCTCCTCAACTTCATAATTGTTAATCGTCAACACATCAATAACAGCGTCATCTGTACCGAGCCACAGTCGGTTTTTTCCATCTTTGGTAATGCTTTTAATGACATTGCTGCTGAGGCCCGATTCGGCATCAATAATAGACAGCCGGTTGTTCACATTCGGGAGCATAAAAATTCCAACGTTTGTGGCAAACCACATATTTTGTCGATTGTCTTTAATTACCTGATTAACGGAGATGTCTTGTAAATATTGAACCGTTTTTCCACTTTTGTTCAACGCAAAGGCACCGTTGGCATTGGCCAGCCAAACCTCTTTCGTTGTTGTGTCGTAATAGAAATAGCCCGACATATTCTTGATCAAATTTGGCGGTACGGATATCAAATCCTGAATGTTTCCGTTTTTAAACCGTTTTAAGCCGCCATTATCAAGGTATATCATCGACTTATCGACATGGTTATCTGCTGCCATAAAAGAAACCGGCTGAACCTTTGATTTGATGATGGAAAACGTTTTTCCGTCGAATTTTTGAACACTTAAATCGCTGTAGGCATAAATGTTGCCTTGTTCATCTTCGTGAATAAAGGCATTAATAAATTTGTCGTTCGGATTTGGTGATACATATTTTCTAATTGTGCGGCCATCCCATGATACGATTAGATTGGAGTTAGTTCCGAGCCAAATTCTCCCTGATTTATCCATCAGAAACGAAACAATAACGGTATTGAAACTTAGTTTTTTTAAAAGCTCGCTATTCTCCTGATTATAAAATTTACCGTCTTGCAGATAGCTCAACTGACCATTTAAAGCAAAAAACCAGATTCTGCCTGCTCTGTCTTCTTTCATGCGAAGAATCTGGGTGTCGGGCAGGCCGTCTTCGATGGTAAAATTCTGGAAATTTGTTCCGTCGAACCTGCTTATTCCGTTATCAGTAGAAATCCAGATAAACCCCTTTCTATCTTGTAAAATATAATAGCAGTTATTGCTTGCCAAGCCGTTTTTAGATGTGTAGTGGGGTAGGTACGTGGTTTGCGCAGTGGCCAATCGGGGGCTGACAAAAAGTGTTATTGCCGAAATAAAGAGGAAAAGAATCTTCTTTATGCCCGCTTCGAGTAAGCATTTTTCGATTAATCTTTTCGGGTTAGTGATCACCTGCCTTTGTAAATAACTTTATCTTCTCAAAAAAATCACTTGCTCTTCTTCGCGAGATATTGATGCTTTCGCCGTTCTTCAGGAAAACCTGAAGGCCATTTTTTGAGTTATACTCTTTCAAATGATTCAAATTAATGATGCTCGACTTATGAATCCTTACAAACTGATCTGTAGGGAGCAATTCTTCAAATTCTCTGAGCACTTTTGAAACAGTAATCTTTTCTTTATTGCTAAAGTGTACAACAGAATAGTTACTATCGGCCTCAATATAGATAATGTCATCAACATCGACCATTTTAAAGCCCTGTCCGTAGGGAAGTGTGAGTTTTTTAATCTCCGATCTTCCGCTCAAACTGCTTGCAAGGTTATTAATCCTTTCATCGATTTCATTCTGATTTTGGAAAAGCTTAATGTGTTGGGCTACTTTTTCAACGGCGGTTTTTAATTCATCAATATCAATGGGCTTTAACAGATAATCTAATGCATTCGCCTTAATGGCCTTTAAGGCATACTGATCGTAAGCGGTTGTAAAAATAACGGCGGCTTTGTGTTTTTGTGCATCGGGTATTAAATCGAAACCATTACCGCCGGGCATGGCTATGTCCAGAAAAATCAGATCGATGGGGTGATGGCTTAGTATATCTCTTGCTTCGGCTACAGATCGTGCTATGCCGGTAATTTCTACTTCGGGGCAGTTCTGCTGCAGCAAAAAAAACAAGGAAGATCTGGCAAACTCCTCATCATCAACAATAATGGCTTTTAATACATTCATGGCAATAGGTTGGTGAATGTATTAAAATAGCCCCATAAAAAAAAATGCAATGCAAAAAAACCGTTATCGAAATTGTCACGTATGTATCATCAAACGAATACTAAAACACTAAACATAGTTACTATGAAAAACAATGAACTAGAAACAAAAAGTAAACTTCAAGACGAAAGTTTATTAAACAGCACTGTGGGCAGGAGATCATTTCTGCAGTATGCCGGTGCAAGTGCAGCAGCTCTGGCCTTGGTTGCCGCAGGTTGTAGAAAAGACCGCAACTTTACAGACATGGATATGTCGGCAGGCGCAACGCTTGATTTTAAAGATGATTTCGGTGTGTTGAATTATGCGTACGCGTTGGAACAATTGGAAGCTGCGTTTTACGTAAAAGTTGCCTCTGCACCACCATCGTCTTTTACTACGGCTCAGAAAGCTTATTTTCAGGATATTCAATTCCACGAAATTGCGCACAGAGAGTTCTTTAAAAACGCATTGAGCACAGCGGCTATTGGAAGTTTAGAGGTTGATTTTTCTTCGATTGATTTTACCAGTGGAAGTAGCGTTTTAGCAGCAGCGATGGCTTTTGAAGATTTAGGTGTTGCAGCATATAACGGTGCAGGTGTACGCATTAAAACAACTGATTACCTGGTTTTAGCAGGCAAAATTGTTTCGGTTGAGGCACGCCATGCTGCTTATATCAGAGATATTATTTCTAACGGATCATTCGCAGATTTAAATTCACTTGCCCCGCTTGGTGCAAATAATGCCGGTGGTTTGGATGCAGCACTTACTCCTGATAAAGTTTTAGGCATCGCTGGAAAATACATCAAAACTAAAATTAACGTAATTAACCTTTAATCTTTAAAACTCAACAATCATGAATATCCTAAATATATTAGACGAAATAGAAAAAGTTGATGGTGAGATCTATGAAAGATTAAACCCGAGACGTAAGGCCATGAGAGATTTTTACAATATTGGTAAAAAAATCTCGTTGGCAGCATTGCCATTAGCGATGGGCTCAATGTTCCAAAAAGCATACGGACAAAGCAATCCAAGTTCGGTAACTGATGTTTTGAACTTCGCATTGGCATTAGAATACCTGGAGTGGAACTATTATAATCATGCATTAACACTTGCCAATGCTACTTATATTCCTGATGGTGCGCCTAGAGCTGCAATTACAACCATCCGTAACCACGAACGTGCGCACGTAGATTTGCTAAAAGGTGCTTTAAATATTACTGGTGCTGATGGTTACGTGTATGCTGACTTTGATTTTACAGCAAATGGCGGATTCGGCGATGTTAATACAAACTATCAAACATTTTTAAAAGTTGCTTTAGCTTTTGAAGATACTGGTGTTAGGGCTTATAAAGGTCAGGCGCCAATTTTAAAAGGTAACGCAGTGTTAACAACGGCATTGCAAATTCACTCGGTTGAGGCTCGCCATGCTTCACACATTCGTCAGATGGTTGCTGCCAACGTTACAGGCGCAGGATCGTTAAAACCGTGGATTGCTTATACAGCAAATGGAAACGATACTGGTGTTAGCGCTGTTGATGCGGTTTATGCAGGTGAACAAACTACAACCCAAGGACCGAATAATATCCAAATTACAGGAATTAACGGAACAGCGGTAACGCAAACTGCAGCTGCAGAATCGTTTGATGAATTTTTGACCGGATCGGCCGTTAAAACTATTGCCAACTTGTTTATCAAAGCTGGTAAGAAGTTAACATAAAAAATTACCCGAATTAGTGATTAGGTAATGTTTAGTTTAAGGTAGGGAGGTAGAACTTAGTTCTGCTTCCCTTTTTTTGTGGCAGGATGTTCAGGATTGAAGGATTTTGAGGATCGAGTGGCATAAAAACACCAGTCAATTTCAATTTGCTGTCATCCTGAGGGTTAATTTTTGGGCTAAATTCAATATGAGTGACGTTTATTATTCTTGCCGTCTTTCCCGCGCAGGCGGTCCCGTACGTACGGGATTAATGCTAAGTTAAGACCGCCTTTCTTTCGCTTTAGGATTCCCAATTAAATTGGGAATGACGACCGTTCAGAGTTGGTGTTTCATTATTTGGCTAGCATATAGGTTAAGTATATGTATCAGTTAAATAAAAAGAAACGTCAGTGGTAGTCCAACGCGTGTCCCGATGCTTCGGGGAAGAATTCCCAGGCTATGCAATATTAGCTTCAACAAAGCACAGGCCCCGTTGTTAGCATCGAATTTTACTTTTAAGGCAAAAAAAAAGCCCCCGCGTATAACGGAAGCTTGTTTGTTTAATCTAGTGCGGCACATTCACTCATTGAATCATTCACTCATTGAATCACTCACTCATTCAATTTAATAAGTAATTACCTGCTCTTCTAAATGTTCTGGCAGGTCTCTGTAGTTATACTTTTGTCCGCGAAGCTGCGGTTCAAATCCTGCGGCCCTTATCGATTGTTGAATGCCATTGGCGGTAAAACGATGTGGTGCGCCTGCGGCAGAAACTACGTTTTCTTCGATCATTATCGAACCGAAATCATTAGCACCTGCATGCAGACAAATCTGGGCGGTGGTTTTTCCAACGGTTAGCCAGCTTGCCTGAATATTTTTAATATTTGGTAACATAATCCTGCTCAGCGCAATCATTCTGATATATTCATCGGCGGTTACATTGTTACTGATGCCGCGAAGCCTCTTCAGCAGTGTTCCGTCATCTTGAAACGGCCACGGAATAAAGGCCAAAAATCCGTTTGCTCCTTCGGGCTTTTCGCTTTGTACCTCACGGATCCAAACCAAATGCTCAAAACGTTCTTCAATGGTTTCAACATGGCCGAACATCATGGTTGCCGAAGTGGTAATATCCAATTGATGACATGCCCGCATAACATCGAGCCATTCTTTGCCACCACACTTTCCCTTAGAAATTAATCGGCGAACGCGATCGTTTAAAATTTCGGCACCGGCGCCGGGCAAAGAGTCCATTCCGGCGGCTTTTAACGTGCTCAGCACTTCTGTGTGGCTAATGCCCTCTAACTTCGCTACGTGGGCAATTTCTGGCGGACCAAGCGCATGCAGTTTTAAATCGGGATAAAGCTCTTTAAGTTTCCTGAATAAATCGGCATAGAAAGCCAGGCCCAAATCGGGATGGTGGCCGCCTTGCAGCAGTAACTGATCGCCCCCTAAGCGAAACGTTTCCTCAATTTTAACCTTATAAGTTTCAATATCGGTAATGTAACTTTCATCGTGGCCGGGGCGACGGAAGAAATTGCAGAATTTACAGTTGGCGATACATACATTGGTGGTATTTACGTTCCTGTCGATTTGCCAGGTCACTTTACCACTCGGAACCTGAATTTTCCTCAACTCGTTGGCAACAAACATCAGCGATGCTGTATCGGCATGATGATATAAATGCACCCCTTCTTCGAGGCTTAAAAAGTCGAAGTGTAAGGCCCGTTGTAGTAAATCGGCTGTATTCATAATGCAAAGATAGGCAAAAGTCCGTCGTCTGAAAGTCAGAAAGTCCGCAGTCCGAGGTCGGAAAGTCCGAAGTCGGAAAGACCAAAGCAAAATGCCGGGTATTTCTCTCGTAGCGAAACTGGATAGGAGCGTGCCGACTTGTGCAAATTTTCATCGTTAAGCAATCTCTACTTCTTTCAGCTTCCGGATACGTGATACTCAAATCTTGATACTTCTAGCTGGATACTAAACGAAACTAATCTTTTGACATACCTTCAACCGTCCGCCTTCAACCTTCATCCCTTTTTATATATCTTTACGATTCTAAAAATTATTATGGTAGATTTTAAACGTTTCACACTGTCTAATGGATTAAAAGTTCTGGTGCACGAAGATGCAACAACGCCAATGGCAGTTTTAAATATTTTATATGATGTGGGTGCTCGCGATGAGGACCCCGAAAAAACAGGCTTTGCTCATCTGTTCGAACATTTAATGTTTGGCGGTTCTGTAAATATTCCAAATTACGATGAGCCCTTACAAAGAGTAGGAGGCGAAAACAATGCTTTTACGAGTAACGACATTACCAATTATTATATTACGCTGCCTGCTGAAAACATCGAAACTGCATTTTGGCTGGAAAGCGACCGGATGTTGAGCCTGGCTTTTTCTGAAAAGAGCTTAGATACGCAGCGCAATGTAGTGAGCGAAGAGTTTAAGCAACGCTACCTGAACCAGCCTTATGGCGATGTTTGGCTAAAGTTGAGGCCCTTAGCTTACAAAAAGCACCCATACCGCTGGGCAACCATTGGTAAGGAACTTTCGCATATCGAAAACGCTACGATGGATGATGTAAAGGCATTTTTCAAAAAGCATTATACGCCTCAAAACGCAATAATGGTAGTTGGCGGAAACGTCAAGTTGGAAGAGGTGAAAAAACTGGCCGAAAAATGGTTTGCACCAATCCCCGCCGGTGATAAATATGTGAGAAATCTGGTTCAGGAGGAACCACAAACAGAAGCCAGAACGGCCACAATTAAAGCAAATGTGCCATTAAACGCGATTTATATCGCCTTTAAAATGCCGGAGCGATTGAGCAAAGATTATTATGCGTTCGATTTACTTTCTGATATCCTTTCTCGAGGCCAATCATCGCGTTTGTATCACCGATTGCTTAAAGAACAACAGCTTTTTAGCGATATTAATGCCTACATTTCGAGCAGTCTCGATCCCGGGCTTTTTATTGTTGAGGGAAAATTAATTGAAGGCGTCACTGTAGAAACTGCCGAAAAAGCAATTTGGGAAGAATTGAATAAATTAAAGACTGAATTGGTTTCTGAGCTGGAGCTTACAAAGGTAAAAAACAAAGTGGAGTCGGTTTTGGTGTTCTCAGAAATGAACCTGCTCGATAAAGCGATGAATCTTGCTTATTACGAACTGCTTGGCGATGCAAGTTTACTGAATCAGGAAACGGAAGAGTTTCTTAAAGTAACGCCCGATGACATTCAACGAATTTCGAACGAAACCTTTAACAAAAACGCCTCGTCAACCTTATATTACTTAACTGAAGAAAATGCTTAACAGAACACTGGCGCCTGATTTTAAACAGGTATCGACTATAAATTTTATTCATCCGCAGAAGCGCGAACTGTCTAACGGCGTTCCCGTTTTCACTATTTACTCTCGTGAACAGGATTTAGTGCGAATTGAATTTATTTTTAATAACGTAAACTGGAACTTAGAGAAGCCTTTACAGGCCATTGCCGTAAGTTCGATGCTAAATAACGGAACCAGAAAATTATCCTCGAAGGAAATTGCCGAAAGGATTGATTTTTACGGGGCATTTTTTCAGACCGAATACCTGCAAGATCAATCGAGTGTAACGCTTTATACGTTAAATAAGCATTTGCCTTTCGTTTTGCCTATTGTAAAGGATATTTTGTCTGATAGCCAGTTTCCGCAATACGAATTGGATATTTACATTCAAAATCAGAAGCAAAAGCTGCAGGTAAATCTACAAAAGAACGATGTGCTTTCGAGGAAGGCGTTTGCAAATGCCTTGTTTGGGAACACTGCTTATGGTGTGGACATTCAAGAGCGGCATTACGACGCCCTGAAACGCGACGATTTAATTGAATATTTTAACGAGGCTTATACCGCCAACAACTGCACCATTATTGTTTCGGGAAAGTTTGACGATGAAAGTCTCGAGCTTTTAAATGAGCAATTTGGTAAGGATTGGCGTGAGGGAAATGCCGTAAAAAACAAGTTCGCTTTTGCGGATACCCAAAAACAAGTTATTTATAACGAAAGGCCCGAAGCCATTCAGTCGGCCGTTAGAATGGGCAAAATTGCCGTTAACAGAAAACATCCCGATTTTCCGGGTTTGCAGATTTTGAATACGGTATTAGGCGGCTATTTTGGTTCGCGATTAATGAATAATATCCGCGAAGATAAGGGCTATACTTATGGCATCGGATCGGGTATTTCATCATTGCATGATGCGGGTTATTTTTTCATTGCTACCGAAGTGGGTACTGATGTTTGTGCCGATACCTTAACAGAAATTTACAAGGAAATTGACATCCTTAAAAACGAACTGGTAGAGGATGAGGAGCTCGATTTGGTACGGAATTACATGCTCGGGTCGATGCTTGGCAGCCTCGAAAATGTGTTTTCGCATGCCGATAAATTTAAAAACATTTATTTTGCGGGTTTAGACTACGATTATTACACCAATTATATCGAAAAGGTAAAAACCATTACCGCCGACGAACTTAAGGCTTTGGCGAATAAATATTTTACTACCGACGATTTTGTAGAGGTGGTAATCGGGAAGAAGTAGGATGAGAGTTACTATTAACCTGAGTTCGATTAATAACGTCTTTTTTAGGTTATATCTGCTATTAAACGTGACCTGTCGTCATCGTCAGCTTGACTGGGGATCTTAATGCAAAAGGGGGTATCACAACGCTTTAGTCCCGATAATCGGGACCGCCTGCGCTAGAATGACGTGGTGGCTTGGTAATGGGCTTAAGGTTGCTCCTTCAGCGGAAATAATAATCGAACTCAGGTTATTAGAGTTACTAACTTTAAAAAGTTGGTAACTCTATATTTAACAGAAGAAATGGGCTTGTGATGGCGTAAAGCAATTTCTGTAAAACAATTATACTAGAAGGATTGCTTCGACTCGCTCGTATCCCGTCTCGCAATGACGACTCTGCCTATTAATGCATAAATGTTAATTAGAATTCAGGATGCTGAACTTGGCACTAAACCTGCTTTTTTTCCAAAACTCTTATTAGCTGTAGCTTTTTTTATTGCATCCGGGTTTGTGCTTCAATCTGTTCGTTATACCAAAATTTTTGAGTGGTAAAATCTAAAGGCCAATCTTGTTGTGCTTTTGCTTTTATTGAATTATTTTCAATAGTAAGCATATATTCGTAAGCATCAATTTGTTCGTTTACCCAAAATTCTTGAGTAGTAAAATCATTCGGCCAATCTCTTTTTGCTTTTGCTTTTAATTTTTCAATTATTGCTTCTTTTTTTGTATCGGCTTTATCTTGTTCTCCATCAGCAACCGTTTCAGTTTGTGTTGTATTTGATTGTTCAGTTTCAATCACATTTTGGGTTTGAGTTGAAGTTGCAGAAGTTTCATCTTTACCGCCTAAATTTACAATCACAATCAAAGCAATAATTACAGTTACTCCAATCTTCCAGCCTTTCGAAATTGATGAGTTTTTCCAAAGTGCGTAAAGTCCAACCGGGAAAAAGATTATACATAAAATTACAACCAACCAAGTTCTTTCGTACCAAGCATTAGAATTTGGATTGTTTTTTCTGTAGAATTTAAAGTTATAGTTGATTGATAATTATTTGTTTGTTTTATTTCGGAAGTATTTATTTCACTTTCAGAAGACAATATTTGCGAAGTGCTAGAAAGAATATTTTCAATATTTTTCCTGTTTTTCCCCATATCGAATGCTCCTCCAAACATGATTCCTGTTTTTGGTGAAGAAGTAATTTGAACTTTTGTCCTGTTCTCGGAAATTTCAGATAATTGAATTGGAATATTTTCACCCCAACTATACAAACTAACCCCTGCTTTTACTACAAATCTACCTTGTAATTTATCTGCGTTTTCAATTTTCAATCCCTTAATTGAAGGAATTGCTCTTCTCATTGCCTCGAAGACTCTGTCTTTCGACATTGGAAATTCACTTTCACCATTGTGGTCTAAAAATGCCATAGTTTATTATTTATTTTAATTTTAATTATACATAGTTTGCAATAACGAATTTTACGGTTTTCAGTAATTAGAAAAAATATCTTGGTCTTTTTACGTTTTTCGAGCGATAAAGTTACAGCTAGCTCTAAAATAGACACAACAATTCATTTCAAACGCTTATAAACCTTAACGAATAAGAGAGTCGAATATCTAACTAAATCCTCGCCTGTATAAGCCCAAATCTTCCGTTTGTGCCTTTGCTCATTTAGGCTTCTTTAATCCACCACTACAACGTTTTCGCCAAAACCGCCTTTTGCTTATCAGCCTGATAAATTTTTTTAATAAAATCCACGTAGTCATTGTATTTCGCTGGCGGATATTTTTGATTACTCATGATTTGCGTCCGCGTGTACACAATTGTATTATCCTTGGCTGCAAACTTTGCGGTGTAGGTGCCAAATTCAGAAGTGATGGTTACATCTTGTGGAATAAATTCAACTTTGTAGCCAGTTGGTAGTGTATAAATAATCTCGTCTTCATCGTTATAACTGAACGGAACCGAGAAATATGTTTTCCTATCTTCCACCTTTAAGGGCACATGCTCTTTTCTATTGATCTGATTGACTACCAAAAACAGCTTATCGCCGCCCTTAGTCAAGAGTTTATTTGTTTTAAAACTGAGTTCTTCGGTAAGAACCGGCAAACTTTTATCTGGCTGAGTGTATTTGATGTTGATTAACTCATTAACAGGTATGGGGCTTCCTTCAATAATGCGCTTGCGGAGTGTAACAGGTTCGAGCAAGGTATTGTCAAAATTATCTTCAAATTGCGCATTGCCGTATACCGATTCTAATTTCAACAGGCCAGTTCCGTCTTCGTTCAAATCAATTTTTGTTTTCCTAATTTGATAGTTGTCTTTTGCGGTGTAAACAGGCGTATGTACAATTTTTCCACCATCTTCCGTAATCATTAAAACATCCCTGTCAGAATTGCTGTTGCCAATAAATCCCATCGGCTTGTACTGGCTTGTACACTCTAAAAAGGTGGTATCATTAGTCAGCGGTACACACAAAATCATGTGGTTGGCCTGGCCCATGCTTGAGTATTCTCTATTCAAACTCGGCATGTCGTTTCCAATTACAATCAGGTTCGATTTTATTCCTGCTTCCGAAAGCAGCGCCTTCATGTAATTCGAAAGCGCTTTGCAATCGCCGTAATTAACCTGAGCAACTTTCTCGGCCAGTATGGGCCTAAAGCCGCCAATTCCTAATTGAACACTCACATACCGGGTATTTTGTTGCAAATGATTGTACAATGCCCGAATTTTTTCTTTCGGTGTTTTGGCATCTTTAATTAAGTTTTGAACCAGTTGTTTGGTAGCATCGGGCAGCTTCTCACCACCTTTGTTCAAGTCGTAAATCCAGGCACCAAAGCTTTTCCAATTGTTGAAATTGCCGGTAGAGCCATCGTATTCAAACTGATCTGGCGAAGCCTTAACCCACGATGAAATTTTGTCGATACCGGTAGCTAATGGCTCGTAAACTAAGGCCGGTTTATTTGCACTTGCCCACTTGTATTGCACTTTATCATCTGCGGTGACGGAATCGGTTTTTAGGCCTTTTGATGTAAGATACCGCAATTGATAATTTTTGTCTTTTTGAATGGTATAAGACGATTTCTCAACCGAAACGTTGTAGCCCTTAAAATCTCTCCACGATGGAAAGTATAAAAGACCCTTAAAATCTTGTTTGTAACTATATTCGATGGTGTAGGGGTAATTAACACTCACAAATTTTAATCGCTTAACCCGGTTGTCATCAAATATAGAAAAATCCGAAAGGAGGCTTTGATCCTTAATTTCAGAAGATCGGTAATCTTTTACCTTTTTGCCACTAGCATCGTACAAGGTAGCTTTGATGCTATAAATGTTCGAAAATTTATCGTACACCTCGTTCATTTCAGCAAAGTCATCGCCTGCTTTGTTTAGTATTGTAATCGCTATTTTATATTCAAACTGTCCGGCACCCAAATTCTTGATGTCGAAAAATTGTTCTTCATTCCGTACCACCGCAATTGCATCCTTTTTTAAGTTGGCAGGAATTTTTGCAACATGATAGGCGCCCTGGCAGGCAGCGGCAACACCATAAAGGGATAGCGCTAAACTCAATAAACACTTTGTCATGCTTTCTTTTTAAATACAATTTGTTCTGCCTGTCTCTCTACAATAGCTTTAAATAGCGCTTGTAAATCGAAGTATTCTTCCGGTGTATAAAACGACTTATTAATGTTAATTATGCTTTTCACCATTAAGACTTTTCCCTGTGCAACGAAGTTAATGCTGAACGCTCCCTTATCATCTGGCAACTTATAAATGCCGCCCTTGGGCAACTTTTCAACCTCATATTCCTCCGGAAAATTTAAAGTAATCCTGAATGTCTCCCGAAAAGGATAGGCAAAATCAACCGGAAATTTGCGCTTGTCTTGCTTAAATAGGTTTTCCTTTGTCCGCTCGAAAAGGAGCGGGGTGAAATAAACCAGATTTCCAGCTTCTTCAACGTTGTCTTCGATAACAACGTTGATCGATTCCGTCAGGAGATTATCAAGACTATCAAGATTTAAAATCTCATACTTCAAAACTTCCAGTCCCGTCTTGTCTGTTTTGAAACCTTTAACAAATTCATCCTCATTATTCGTGTTTCTGTATCGGTTCCTCAATCGCAATGCAGAATATCCTTTCGAATACTGATTAATTACACCAGTGAGTTTATTATCGGTGCCTAGCGTAAAATTGTAAGCGTATATTTTTTCGTCTATAGCCTCGGGCTCTAACGAAATCCATCTGCCGTTTTTGTTTTTTAAGTCTACATAAAAACCCTGGTGACTGAGGTTTTCATAATCCAACATGCCAACAGGCAGATCGATATTCGTCGCATCTAAAAAGTAGGTTTTTCCAGCAATTTG from Pedobacter endophyticus includes:
- a CDS encoding ferritin-like domain-containing protein, which translates into the protein MNILNILDEIEKVDGEIYERLNPRRKAMRDFYNIGKKISLAALPLAMGSMFQKAYGQSNPSSVTDVLNFALALEYLEWNYYNHALTLANATYIPDGAPRAAITTIRNHERAHVDLLKGALNITGADGYVYADFDFTANGGFGDVNTNYQTFLKVALAFEDTGVRAYKGQAPILKGNAVLTTALQIHSVEARHASHIRQMVAANVTGAGSLKPWIAYTANGNDTGVSAVDAVYAGEQTTTQGPNNIQITGINGTAVTQTAAAESFDEFLTGSAVKTIANLFIKAGKKLT
- a CDS encoding sensor histidine kinase, which codes for MITNPKRLIEKCLLEAGIKKILFLFISAITLFVSPRLATAQTTYLPHYTSKNGLASNNCYYILQDRKGFIWISTDNGISRFDGTNFQNFTIEDGLPDTQILRMKEDRAGRIWFFALNGQLSYLQDGKFYNQENSELLKKLSFNTVIVSFLMDKSGRIWLGTNSNLIVSWDGRTIRKYVSPNPNDKFINAFIHEDEQGNIYAYSDLSVQKFDGKTFSIIKSKVQPVSFMAADNHVDKSMIYLDNGGLKRFKNGNIQDLISVPPNLIKNMSGYFYYDTTTKEVWLANANGAFALNKSGKTVQYLQDISVNQVIKDNRQNMWFATNVGIFMLPNVNNRLSIIDAESGLSSNVIKSITKDGKNRLWLGTDDAVIDVLTINNYEVEEVGLDDFKKYKTVKQITFDPKNQSIYFSSDYGMGVFKNIYKSTNEVEYLKESNDFMFVIKHFSLGQNNNNLALALSSGVVFLSDRLDNFGFNSLKYREKEDFFKDRSYHVFYDRSGDLWFSNIYGLSQLRNGKLIKHFEKHPLLTKRINDIQQLADGTLILATDGYGLIFYKDNKIVRQITQKDGLTNNICTKLFLKNSEIWVLTNKGVNKIPDYPKDLSVANFDYGKDLLGDDINSLFIDDSTAYFATNKGLILFKYNNKNISRNLPKVYVTSIIKDNERLPINRSNFTFETGNNTILFTFSAVDFTTSDITYRYRLNENLAWLETRTRRLDFSSLQAGDYVFEVSAKSQNGIWGPSAKISFVIKKHFWQSLWFLSILILLVAYIFYKVAVNITRKQKDKEQAQLLVKNKVLMLEQQALQAMMNPHFVFNVMNSIQHYINTQNTASANRVLTGFARLIRKNLEICTKSYISLEEEIEYLNLYLKLEKNRFGDKLKYVFHIDEGIDREETMIPSMLLQPYVENAIWHGIMPKETGGEIQIGIKLQGEFYLNIEIIDDGIGIENSLKDKKDTHISKGMQLTKERLNLLGQIGAKPIHLSVQQNATSGTTVSISIPLR
- a CDS encoding ferritin-like domain-containing protein gives rise to the protein MKNNELETKSKLQDESLLNSTVGRRSFLQYAGASAAALALVAAGCRKDRNFTDMDMSAGATLDFKDDFGVLNYAYALEQLEAAFYVKVASAPPSSFTTAQKAYFQDIQFHEIAHREFFKNALSTAAIGSLEVDFSSIDFTSGSSVLAAAMAFEDLGVAAYNGAGVRIKTTDYLVLAGKIVSVEARHAAYIRDIISNGSFADLNSLAPLGANNAGGLDAALTPDKVLGIAGKYIKTKINVINL
- a CDS encoding LytR/AlgR family response regulator transcription factor, with amino-acid sequence MNVLKAIIVDDEEFARSSLFFLLQQNCPEVEITGIARSVAEARDILSHHPIDLIFLDIAMPGGNGFDLIPDAQKHKAAVIFTTAYDQYALKAIKANALDYLLKPIDIDELKTAVEKVAQHIKLFQNQNEIDERINNLASSLSGRSEIKKLTLPYGQGFKMVDVDDIIYIEADSNYSVVHFSNKEKITVSKVLREFEELLPTDQFVRIHKSSIINLNHLKEYNSKNGLQVFLKNGESINISRRRASDFFEKIKLFTKAGDH
- a CDS encoding CofH family radical SAM protein, which produces MNTADLLQRALHFDFLSLEEGVHLYHHADTASLMFVANELRKIQVPSGKVTWQIDRNVNTTNVCIANCKFCNFFRRPGHDESYITDIETYKVKIEETFRLGGDQLLLQGGHHPDLGLAFYADLFRKLKELYPDLKLHALGPPEIAHVAKLEGISHTEVLSTLKAAGMDSLPGAGAEILNDRVRRLISKGKCGGKEWLDVMRACHQLDITTSATMMFGHVETIEERFEHLVWIREVQSEKPEGANGFLAFIPWPFQDDGTLLKRLRGISNNVTADEYIRMIALSRIMLPNIKNIQASWLTVGKTTAQICLHAGANDFGSIMIEENVVSAAGAPHRFTANGIQQSIRAAGFEPQLRGQKYNYRDLPEHLEEQVITY